The following proteins come from a genomic window of Edaphobacter sp. 4G125:
- the fbp gene encoding class 1 fructose-bisphosphatase: MAMITTVQQHILQQQQNLLKSTGREATGTFSWLLSGITLATKMIEAKIRAAGLSDVLGAAGAENVQGEQQQKLDVYANQALLHCLGLRDSVAALVSEEDEEPVTFNRDSETGKYIIVFDPLDGSSNIDVNVNVGTIFSILRRMPSELGTLEESILQPGFRQVAAGYVVYGPSTVLVYTTGNGVYGFTLDPKIGAFVLSNDRMQMPEQGSYYSVNEANAAGWPEEYRSYIAMLREGKLEKTYSSRYIGSLVADFHRTLLKGGVFLYPPTLKQPKGKLRLLYEANPLAFIAEQAGGVATNGTERILDIRPEGIHQRTPLCVGSPREMEALQGVLAGVVAS; this comes from the coding sequence ATGGCAATGATTACGACGGTGCAGCAGCACATTTTGCAGCAGCAACAGAATTTGTTGAAGTCGACGGGACGAGAGGCGACGGGAACGTTTAGCTGGTTACTGAGCGGTATTACGCTGGCGACCAAGATGATTGAAGCGAAGATTCGCGCGGCGGGTCTGAGTGATGTGTTGGGTGCAGCAGGCGCGGAAAATGTTCAAGGTGAACAACAACAGAAATTGGATGTGTATGCGAACCAAGCGCTGTTGCACTGCCTAGGGCTGCGCGATAGCGTTGCTGCCCTGGTAAGTGAAGAGGATGAGGAGCCGGTGACCTTCAACCGCGACTCTGAAACTGGAAAATACATCATCGTCTTCGACCCCTTGGATGGATCGAGCAACATCGATGTGAATGTGAATGTCGGAACAATCTTTAGCATCCTGAGGCGTATGCCTTCGGAATTGGGCACCCTGGAGGAGTCGATTCTACAGCCTGGATTTAGACAAGTGGCCGCTGGCTATGTCGTCTATGGGCCATCGACGGTGCTGGTCTATACGACAGGCAATGGAGTGTATGGTTTTACGCTGGACCCGAAGATCGGCGCATTTGTGCTGAGCAATGACAGGATGCAGATGCCGGAGCAGGGAAGCTATTACTCGGTGAATGAGGCGAATGCGGCAGGTTGGCCGGAGGAGTATCGCTCATACATTGCGATGCTGCGCGAAGGGAAGCTAGAGAAGACATACAGCTCGCGTTACATCGGGAGCCTGGTTGCGGATTTTCATCGCACTTTGCTGAAGGGCGGTGTCTTCCTTTATCCGCCGACGTTGAAGCAGCCTAAGGGCAAGCTACGACTGTTATATGAGGCAAATCCGCTGGCATTTATCGCGGAACAGGCAGGAGGTGTGGCAACGAATGGGACGGAGCGAATTCTGGATATTCGGCCTGAGGGGATTCATCAGCGAACTCCACTGTGTGTGGGAAGCCCGCGCGAGATGGAAGCGCTGCAGGGAGTTCTGGCAGGAGTGGTGGCGTCGTGA
- a CDS encoding alanyl-tRNA editing protein, which produces MSFSAIVLDIREESRVGGRQRWQLLLDRTEFSPGGTGMLEAIARSGAKLIVPVFGIVEENGEIWHQVEKPLMAGTEITGTVHWK; this is translated from the coding sequence GTGAGCTTTTCTGCAATAGTGCTAGATATCCGTGAAGAGAGTCGCGTTGGTGGCAGACAGCGATGGCAGCTCCTGCTGGACAGAACGGAGTTCTCCCCGGGAGGAACGGGGATGCTGGAAGCGATCGCGCGCAGTGGAGCAAAACTGATTGTGCCGGTTTTCGGAATCGTCGAAGAGAACGGCGAGATCTGGCACCAGGTGGAGAAGCCTCTGATGGCGGGAACCGAGATTACCGGAACGGTTCACTGGAAGTGA